The following proteins are encoded in a genomic region of Zea mays cultivar B73 chromosome 9, Zm-B73-REFERENCE-NAM-5.0, whole genome shotgun sequence:
- the LOC103638344 gene encoding protein LE25, translated as MSAIKATAEDAASSAKAGVAKAKATADEKVEKAKTRDPLKKREVEEDKEDRKLQIESDERVEKAAHGPERTVAHTAGER; from the exons ATGTCCGCCATTAAAGCCACGGCCGAGGACGCCGCTTCGTCCGCCAAGGCCGGCGTCGCCAAGGCCAAGGCCACCGCTGACGAGAAG GTTGAGAAGGCCAAGACGAGAGATCCGTTGAAGAAGCGGGAGGTCGAGGAGGACAAGGAGGACCGTAAGCTGCAGATCGAGTCCGACGAGCGGGTCGAGAAGGCCGCCCACGGCCCCGAGAGGACCGTGGCGCACACGGCCGGTGAGCGGTGA
- the LOC109942457 gene encoding uncharacterized protein, whose translation MRHGFKNLLHYKYLSSDPNKLNDMKQDVFGSYRNIFGYSRNTRDDMLPLSSTSEESRFMKMLENNSRKTRNSVTTLKELCTVEGYNLVFQACPSPADGLVGKESYAQIQIGRQILGKGDAGSGIFAARGETE comes from the exons ATGAGACACGGCTTCAAGAACCTCCTCCATT ATAAATACTTGTCATCTGATCCAAATAAGCTGAATGATATGAAACAAGATGTTTTCGGTAGCTACAGAAACATCTTTGGTTACTCTAGAAATACTAGGGATGATATGTTGCCACTTTCAAGTACTTCTGAGGAATCTCGCTTTATGAAAATGTTGGAGAACAATTCTAGGAAAACAAGAAATTCTGTCACTACTCTCAAAGAACTT TGCACAGTTGAGGGATATAACTTAGTTTTTCAAGCCTGTCCATCTCCAGCAGATGGTTTAGTTGGGAAAGAATCTTATGCTCAGATACAAATTGGTAGGCAAATTCTAGGCAAAGGAGATGCAGGAAGTGGCATATTTGCTGCTAGGGGCGAGACTGAATGA